Within Halonatronomonas betaini, the genomic segment GTTCCAGTTATGCTGATGCTAGTCGGTATAGCCAATAGAACGAAGCACTGGTTTAAAGGAGAGGTTACAGGCTAAATACAAGAACTGGGTTAAATATAAGGAGGCTATTATGGAAAAAATAAAAGTTGGATTTATCTGTGTAGGCAATTCCTGCCGGAGTCAGATGGCAGAGGGCTTTGCCAGGGATTATGGTGGCGATATACTTGAAGTTTACAGTGCCGGGACAGATCCTGCTCCAGAGGTTAAACCTAATGCTGTTGAGGCAATGGCAGAGAAGGGTATAGATATTAGCGATCAGTATCCAAAGCTTTTAAAAGAAATTCCTGGTGAGCTGGATATTCTAATAACTATGGGCTGTAATGTTGAATGTCCTTATATTCCCTGTAAGTTCAGGGAAGACTGGGGTCTTGATGATCCAGCCGGCCATCCGATTGAGGTCTTTAGGGAGACCCGGGATATCATTGAAGATAAGGTTAAGGATTTAATTGAAAAGGTTAAAACTGGAGAGCTTGATTTAAAGGCATAATTACTCGAAATTGCCTGCAGAGTTTTATCTGCAGGTTTTTTCTTTTTAAAATGTGAATATATTAGCTTTTTTAGTTTGTGAGCAGGAAAAGTTAATTTCTTAAAGAATATAGTATATAGATAAATGAATTTAGATGATTTATAGAAAGGCAGGCTAATAATCTAATATGAAACAGCGGATAGAGTTAGAGGCTGCCTGTGAACTGGTAGCTGATAAATTAAAAAGTTTTTCAAATGAGACAGTAAAACTGGTAAATAGCTCTGGCAGGGTGCTGGCTGAAGATGTTAGAGCTCCAATGCACCAGCCGCCATTTGATCGTTCGCCACTTGATGGCTTTGCAGTCAGGGCAGAGGATACAACTGGTGCCAGCACTGAAACGCCGGTAAGTCTTAAAATTGTGAGCAAGTTATATGCTGGTGATAGTCCAGTGAAGAAAATTGGCCCTGGTGAGGCAGCCAGGATAATGACCGGTGCTCCGATTCCAGAGGGGGCAGATTCTGTAATTCGCCAGGAGAGGACTGACTGGAATGATGAGGAAGTTGAGATTAAGGCAACTTTAAAACCTGGCCAGAATTATGCCCCGGCAGGTGAAGATATCAAGCAGGGCGAGCTGCTCTGTGAAAAGGGGACTCTTTTAAGATCGCCACATTTAGGAGTCCTTGCCAGTATGGGCCTGGAAGAGGTTTTAGTCCTGCCAGAACCAGAAGTTTCGGTCTTAACTACTGGCAGTGAATTGCAGGAGGTTGGCCAGGAATTAAAACCTGGCAAGATATATAATAGCAATAATTATATGATCTCAACCAGATTAAAGGAATGTGGAGCTAAAGTCATTAATAGCCAGGTTGCTGTTGATGAGAAGGATATTTTAAGAGATAGGCTGGCTGAATTAATCCCAGGCTCTGATTTTTTAGTGACAACTGGTGGAGTATCAGTTGGTGAAAAGGATTTAATTCTGGAAGTACTGGAAGAGATGGGAGCTGAGATATTCTTCTGGAAACTTGCAATTAAACCAGGAACCCCGGTAGTTTGCGGCCGCCTGGATGATACTATAATCTTTGGTTTATCAGGAAATCCAGCAGCCTGTATTACGACTTTTGATTTGTTGGTCAGGCCGACATTGATTAAAATTAATGGTCTGGAGAAAGAAAACTTGAGAAAAGAGAAGGCTATCTTTATTGATGATTTCAATAAATCAAGCAGTACCCGAAGAATGTTGAGGGCCTGGGTTGTAAGGACCGAAAAAGGAAATATTGTTAAATTGAGCAAGGGCAATCAGCGTCCTGGAGTACTTAAGACAACCCTTGATTGCAACTGTTTTATAGATATTCCAGCTGGTTCACCGCCTGTAGAATCAGGAGCAGAGGTGGAAATCTTTAGATTACCAGAAATATATAATTAGAAAATTGGAGGTGGGTTAAATGTTTGGTTTAGGTGCCCCTGAATTAGGGATTATTTTAGTGATTGTGCTGATTATATTTGGTCCAAGTAAGCTCCCTGAGATCGGTAAAGCTATTGGTTCAGGACTTGGAGAATTAAAAAAGGCTACAAAAGAAGTTGAAGAATCTGTTTCCCTTGATGATGAATAAGAATTTTAGACTGGACCTGCCGGTTACCCGACGGTTACCAAGCGGTATCTCTTAACAAATTTCACAAAGTTTTAGCCCATGGTGTTTAAAGGCATCATGGGATTTTTATTTTTTTGCTTAATATAGTATAATTATATTGATTTATTAAAATTCAGGAGGTTCGCTGAGTGTTTATACTTAAGAAGTTTTTTAGAGGATTTGATCATGATAAAATATATATCCGCTTATTTACCCTATTCCATTTTGGCCTGATATTATTCTTTTTAAGCTGGGTGATTGGCTATTATCTTTTGCCTGAGGGGGTTCTACAGGATATTAGAATTATCAATTATTTAACCAGAGACCTCTCATTATTGGAATCTGCCCAGGATTATATCTATTATGCTGTATTTTATATCGGGGTTTTTGGCTTTATACTTTTAGGGAATTTTATTATGAAGGTTAAGTATTTTCCCTATGGCTATTTAATTCCACTGGCCTGGATGGTTTTATATGGCTTAACTGTTGGGACTAATTCTTTTGCAGTTCCGATGGAGATAGCTATGGCCCCATCTCTGGCAATCGTTGGCCAGGCAGGGTTGCATGAAATTCTTGCGGCTTCAATCATGGCTGTATCTACCTATGATCTTAATATTTTCTATGCTGAAAACCTGACTGCCAGTTCAAAACGGATTCCAGAAAAGAATAGACCTGAGCTAGAAAAGACCCATAAAAGAGGTATTCTAGCAGCCTTTTTAGTTCTGTTATTGGTGAATTTATTTAAAGTATTTATATAATCTAATTAATAAAGGATGGTTACTTAAATATGAATAATTTGTTGACAGTTACAATAATAGGTTTGCTAAGTGGTGCAATCGGGACAGGGGCAGGAGGCGCATCAGTTTTATTGGTTAAGCGATTAAGGGATGATGCCTTAGCCTGGTTAATGGCCTTTGCTGCCGGTATTATGACTTCCATTATATTTATAGAATTGATTCCAGAGGCTATTGAAGAGGGGACTCTGTTATCTGCCCTGATTGGTATTGTTTTAGGTGCAGTTTTAATAATGTTATTAGATATTAACTTTCCCCATCATCATTTTGATCAGCAGGAAGCAGGCAGAGAATTAACAGAGAAAATGTTTCAGGAGCAGAAATTATTAAAGATGGGAATTCTACTTGCCTTTGGAGTTGCCCTCCATAATATACCTGAAGGTATTGCAATTGGGGCCAGTTATGTTGCTGATAGAAATATAGGGATTGGCCTGGCAATCCTAATAGCACTCCATAATTTCCCAGAGGGAATGGCTGTGGCAACAGCTTTAGGTATGGCCGGGATCAGTAAGATCAGGGTTTTAATTTATACTATTATGGCAGGAGTTCCTATGGGCCTGGGAGCCTTTACAGGTGGCTTATTTGGTAGTATCTCTCCAATATTTCTTTCGTCTTCCCTGGGGTTTGCCGGGGGAGCCATGCTCTATATTGTTTATGATGAATTAATTCCTGACTGCCATGATCGGACAACCGGGCATACAGCAATTGTCGGCATAGTTGTTGGGGTTATTGCCGGAATAGCACTTATTGAATTTTTGCATTAGATAATTCTGAATTGATTTATATTATTTTTGAAATTTTTATGAAAAAGCAGGAATTTTATCCGGGATAATTAATTATTTAATAAAGTGCTATTTTATTAATTTAATCCTGGAGGTTAAAATTATGAGGTTAAATAAGTTGCATTTATATCTGGCTGTAATTTTGGTTCTTGTTTTGTCTACAGGGGCTATAGCTAACGAGGATAAGCCAGTTATTGAACATCCAGAAGAAGTCCGGATTGATCAGGAATTTGAGGTTGAGATTTTAAATCTAGAGGCCGGTCAGGAATATCAAATTAAGCTTGCTAGTTATGATGAAGCTGACGAAAGATGGATGAATCAGAAAAAATTTGTACCAGAAAGTGAAACTTTTATTATTGAAAGAGATTCAACTATGGAATTAATTCAGCTAATGGAGCCGACAACTTCTGATTATGAAGAACCCTTTGTTCCACCAGTCGATTTTAGAGAAAGTTTTGAGACTGATATTTTGATTAAGGAAGAAGGCGAAACTATAGCAAGCTCACAAATTATTCGCTGGCTAGGTGATCCTGAAGTAGAGGAAATTAATATTGATCATCCTGATTTAATTGGAAACTTATATAAGCCACCATCAAAAGAAGGTGTCCCAGGAGCCCTGGTCTTACATGGTTCAGAGCCTTCGCCGGCTGATTCTCTGGCCTATATGCTTGCATCTAATGGGATAGCAACTCTGGCAATACAATATTTTGGGATGGAACCAGAAATTCCTGATGATTTAGTTGAGGTCCCACTGGAATATATTGCGGAGGCCGGAGAGTGGATGCTTGGTCATGACTGGATTAAAGGGGATCAGCTTGGAATAATTGGTAATTCCAGAGGTGGAGAACTTGCTCTACTTGCTGCCAGTTATTTTGATATATTTGGGAGCACAGTTGTGATAGCAGGATCTGGTCTGGTATTTGAGGGAATTGCCATGGGTGCAATTTCTCCTGGAGCTGCCTGGTCTTATCAGGATGAACCAATTGATTATATAAGCTATACCAGGGATTATGAAGTAGTTCCCTCAGGTCCTATCCAGGAATTAGAGCCCTTTTATTCTGCATCCTATGAGGAGGCCACTGAAAAAGAGATCGAGCAAGCAACAGTATCGGTTGAAAATATTAATGGCCCGGTATTAATGGTTTCTGGTAAGGACGATAAAATGTGGAACTCAGTTGAACTCCAAAAATATGTTGAATTAAGGCTTGATGAATATAAACATCCCTATGAATTCAAACATTTAATATATGAAGATGCCGGTCATACTATAAGCTTTCCCTATCTGCCGACTGCAAATTTAGAAGTTTTAGGATCGTATTATATGGGAGGTAGTCAGGAAGGTTATGCCAGGGCAGATGCTGACCACTGGCCAGAAGTCTTAAGGTTTTTAAAACTTAATAACCAATAATATAGGAGGCTAAAATAATGAAAAAATTTATGCAGTCATTAATGCTCATAATATTATTGATAAGTGTTATTATATATTTGAATTCTGGAATCCAGGCCAGCCAGGTGTCTGATCAGGTGATAATAGATCATCCAGAAGAAGTTCGGATTGATCAAGAATTTGAGGCTGAGATTTTAAATCTAAAACCTGAAAAATCATATGAATTGATAATTAGGGCAGAGGATCACCAGGGAGAAGAATGGATTAATCAAAAAGAGTTTATACCAGAAACTGAAGATTATCTTATTGCTGAAGATAAGATGATGAAATTAATTCAGTTTATGGAACCTGAACCTGAAATTACTGATATGTATTATCCACCAATAGATGATTTAAAAGATAGCTGGGATACTGAAATCCTGCTAAAGAAAAATAATCAGTTGGTTAAAGAGTCAGCTATTAATAGAACTTATAGTATAGCAGATATTGAGACCAGAGAAATTAATGATGGCAGTCTGATTGGGGAACTCTTTAAGGCTCCAGATTCTGAAACTGCCCCTGGTGTTGTAGTTCTCCATGGATCCGAGGGTCAGAAAGCAAAATTAAGGGCATTAATGCTGGCTGAACATGGTTTTAATGCACTGGCGATTCAATATTTTGGCCCCCATAATGAATTACCTGACCAATTAGTTGAAGTCCCCATTGAAATTGTTGAAGATGCAGGTAACTGGCTAATAGAAAATAATTATTCAGATGGAGATCAAGTAGGCCTTTATGGGGTTTCTAAAGGTGGAGAGCTGGCTCTACTGGCAGGCAGCAAATTTGATATCTTTAAAAATGTTGTAGCTATGGTACCCAGTGGTGTAGTAATGGAAGGAAGTTCAGGCTCGGCTATTTCTCCTGGATCTTCCTGGTCATATCAGGATAAACCTCTTGACTATATTCCAAATTTAAGAGATTATGAAGTTTACAGTAATGCATATGAGCATGGATTTGCTTCCTTTTTTACAAAGGCTTTAGAGGAGGCTGATAACCAAACTGTTGATGCAGCAACTATTCAGGTTGAAAATATTGACGGCTCAATTTTAATGGTCTCAGGTGCAGATGATAAGATGTGGGATTCTGAAAAACTATTGCAGCCTGCAGAAAAAAGGCTTGAAGAATATGACCACCATGAGAGTTTCAGGCACTTAATTTTTGAAGAAGCCGGCCATACCATTATTACTCCATATATGCCGACAGCTAATAGAGATAAGATTGGGCACTATATTTATGGCGGCAACCAGAAAGGCTCTGCCAGGGCAGATGCCGAACACTGGCCAGAGGTCTTAAATACTCTTAGAGGTGAATAAAGGGGGGATTCATTATCTTTTATAAAGATAAACAGGAGAAGTTATTTATTATTATCTTTATAATTTTAATGATTGTAACTGTCCTTTATTACTCAGGTTTAGCTGATTTAATAATAGATTTTATCTTTGGAAATACTGAAGTCACTAATTCTATAGAATTCAGCCAGATTTTTGGTGATTTAAAATAGCTTAGTAATATATTAAAAGGAGAGAAACCAGTGGAAATAAAAATTTTAGTAGCCAATCGGGTGAATCAGAAAAAATTAATAGCTGAACATGGGATAGCATTCTGGATTAAAAAATTGTACAGGCTTTCAGGGGCAGAGATATTTACTTGATAATTGTAAGGCAGATGTTGAGATTGCAGCGGCAGGAGATATTATTTTTAATTAGAGCTAATTGAAGGATATCAGAGGAGGAAGAGATATTGTGGGATTCAATAAATTAATAGATAGTTTAGAGATAGCTGAAATTAATATTTCAGATATACCATGCATAGAAATTTCACCACCAGAATTTAAGGGTAATATAATATTTTATCACGGCTGGTCATCGAGGAAAGAAAATCAGGTTTTTAGAGGCAAAATCCTGGCCAGCCATGGCTATAGAGTGATATTGCCAGATGCACCTTACCATGGCCAGAGAAATAAGCTTGATTTTAATTCTGGAAATGGCGAAGACTTACTGGCCAATTACTTTTTTGAAACTTTAATTAGGTCTATCCTGGAATCTAAAAAATTAATAGACTATATAGGCAGAGATAAACCTATTATTACCGCCGGCCATTCAATGGGAGGTTTTATTGCTGCCGGTGTCTTTACAGATAACCAGGAAATCTCCAGAATGATAAATATTAATGGCTCCTCAGCCTGGCTTAAAACCAGAGATCTCTGGCTGGATGAGATTGATTTTAATCAGCCCATCAAGGATAAACTGGTTATTGATAATGTTAGCTATTCCCTTAAAGACTATGACCCCTATTATAACCTTGATAAAATCAATGATAGGCCTATTTTGCTCCTGCATGGTGATGCTGATAGCTCTGTGTCAATAGAGGCCCAGAAAGAGTATTATCAGGCGGCTAAGGAGACATATGAGGACGAGGAGAGGATATCTCTGGTGTCCTATGAAAATTTAAATCATTATATAATCGATAAGATGTTAGCAGAGATAATTAACTGGTTATAAAATCCAGTTTAACTACATTAAATTCTTTAGCCTGACTATTCTGTTAAAATAAGAAAATAGACCTGTATTTTATTAGAGCCCCTGTAATGAAATAATGGTATAATTAATTTAAGAGTTAACAAAAAATAGAATGGGGGTAATTATTATGAAAAGGCTGGTAATATCAGGTTTGATTCTTTTGCTGGTCTTAGTTGTTGGTGCTCCAGTTCAGGCCAGGATTTTAATTCCACTGGATGATTTAGAGATCTCTGAGTTTAATGAGGAAGTCGGACTTATCTGGAATGGTAATGAAGAGATGATTATTCAGAAGATGATAATTGAGACAGGCTCATCTGGTAATTTTCTGGATTTAATGCCTCTACCAGCAGAACCAGCTTTTAATGATACCTGGAATGACAATGTTTTTTCCATTACTAGAGAAGCTTTTATTAACCGCCAGCGTGGCTTTGAACATCCAGATTACTTCTTTGCATCTCCCGGGGATTTCGCTGAGATGGAACTGATTGATCAGGAATTAGTTCATAGTAATGAGACAGAATTAGTGATTGAGGCTATTAATGATTTTTTAACAGCCAGAGATTTTAATGCTATTGAAATAACTGATACTAAAGCAGATCTTATTGAAGGTTATTTAAATAGAGATATAGAATATTTTCATTTCAGATTAATCTCTGTACCTGAGACTTTAGCCTCCAGAATAGATCACTGGCAGTTTAATTCAGATACTTTATTTTACCCACTGGATACTAATTTAACTGGTAATTTGCATTTTACTTTAATCCAGCCTTCACCCCATTTAAACTTTTATGATTACCATGCTACTGACTTTATAAACTATATCCCACCAAGGCTGACAAGACCAGATACTTTAAAAGAAATTGAACCTGAACTGACAGATTTTTTTGATACTATTTTAATTTATACATTCTTCTGGGAGCTAAATTTATAGCTTAAAACTTTGCAAAGGGCCTGGTTGGCCCTTTGTATTTTTTATGATATAATTATCTCACTGTAATAAATAATCTATTAAATAATGGAGTTGCATGAACTAAATGAAAAAGATAAGCAAAGATTTAAATAGAATATATTTTGTTTTAGTTTTTACATTTTTAATATCAACTTTTGGTTTATTTCTGTATTACTCAATGAATAATCAGCTTAACTTTTTGCCTGTAATTATAATATTTTTAACCGGGATATATGTAGCCAGATATTTTTCAATTAAAATGATTAGACCTTTAGATAAGATTACTGTCTGGGCAGACAGGCTGGCAGATGGATATAATGAAGCCTGTCCTGTTAATCCAGGTTATGAAGAGTTAAATACTATTTCTGATTCTTTAAAGAAGCTTGCAGAAAAGATTGAGCATAAAGAAAAAGAACTTGATCAAAAAGAGCAAGAAATAATGATTAGTTCTCAGCAGATCAAGAGTTATAATGATGAGGTAACCAAATTAAATAAAAAGCTTGAATACAGGACATTATATGACCCTTTAACAAAGTTGCCGAATCGTCGACAGTTTATAAACAATCTTAAAACTGAACTGCAAGCAGGCAGATCAGGGGCAGTAATTTTAATTGATCTGGATAATTTTAAAGAAGTTAACGATACTTTAGGACATGTCTATGGAGATATTCTATTAAGTCAGATTGGCAATCGCTTCCTTGATCTTAATGACAGCAATATTTTCATAGCCAGATATGGTGGAGATGAGTTTTTGATTTTATTGAAAAATGTTGTGAAAATAGACGAGGTTGAAAGATATTTAAAGTCAGTCGAAAATTGTTTGAATAGCTCATTTAATATTAATGATGATTTATTAAATATTGAGTACAGTATAGGGATTGCGCTTTTTCCTGAAGATGCTGAAAAAACCTATGATTTAATAACCTTTGCGGATACTGCAATGCATAGGGCAAAGGGCCTTTTTGATCAGAATAAATTATATTATAATGACAGGATGTTTCAGGAGCTGATAAAAAAGAAGGAGATCCGTGAGCTATTAAAAGATGCATTAAGGAATGATGGTTTTAAGCTTGTATATCAGCCCCAGATAAACTTAAAGTCGGGTAAAGCCGATACATTTGAAGCTTTGCTTAGATTAAAGGATGAAGATATCTCTCCTGGTGAATTTATTTCTGTTGCTGAGGAGAGTAATTTAATAATTGATATTGGTCGCTGGGTAACAGAGGCGGCAATTATTCAACTTGCAGAGTGGCAGAGTAAAGGGCTTGAGCCAAAACCAATTTCCATTAATTTTTCTGCCAAGCAGTTAAATGATTTATCCTATGTTGATTTTTTAAATGATAAACTTAAGAAACATGGGGTGACGGCAGACCTTTTAGAGATTGAGATAACAGAGACTGTGCTGCTTGAGAAGAAGGATAAATCGATTAGTTTTTTAAATAAATTAAAAAAGTCAGGTGTTAAGATCTCCCTTGATGACTTTGGAACAGGATATTCTTCATTAAGCTATTTAACCTATATTGAACTTGATAAGATTAAATTTGATCGGTCTTTAAATCATAAATTCTTACAGGATAATTATACAGATACCATGGCAGGTTTGATTTCTTTATTTCATAGCATGAATTTAGTTGTTGTTG encodes:
- a CDS encoding arsenate reductase ArsC, which produces MEKIKVGFICVGNSCRSQMAEGFARDYGGDILEVYSAGTDPAPEVKPNAVEAMAEKGIDISDQYPKLLKEIPGELDILITMGCNVECPYIPCKFREDWGLDDPAGHPIEVFRETRDIIEDKVKDLIEKVKTGELDLKA
- a CDS encoding molybdopterin molybdotransferase MoeA, whose amino-acid sequence is MKQRIELEAACELVADKLKSFSNETVKLVNSSGRVLAEDVRAPMHQPPFDRSPLDGFAVRAEDTTGASTETPVSLKIVSKLYAGDSPVKKIGPGEAARIMTGAPIPEGADSVIRQERTDWNDEEVEIKATLKPGQNYAPAGEDIKQGELLCEKGTLLRSPHLGVLASMGLEEVLVLPEPEVSVLTTGSELQEVGQELKPGKIYNSNNYMISTRLKECGAKVINSQVAVDEKDILRDRLAELIPGSDFLVTTGGVSVGEKDLILEVLEEMGAEIFFWKLAIKPGTPVVCGRLDDTIIFGLSGNPAACITTFDLLVRPTLIKINGLEKENLRKEKAIFIDDFNKSSSTRRMLRAWVVRTEKGNIVKLSKGNQRPGVLKTTLDCNCFIDIPAGSPPVESGAEVEIFRLPEIYN
- the tatA gene encoding twin-arginine translocase TatA/TatE family subunit; the encoded protein is MFGLGAPELGIILVIVLIIFGPSKLPEIGKAIGSGLGELKKATKEVEESVSLDDE
- a CDS encoding ZIP family metal transporter → MNNLLTVTIIGLLSGAIGTGAGGASVLLVKRLRDDALAWLMAFAAGIMTSIIFIELIPEAIEEGTLLSALIGIVLGAVLIMLLDINFPHHHFDQQEAGRELTEKMFQEQKLLKMGILLAFGVALHNIPEGIAIGASYVADRNIGIGLAILIALHNFPEGMAVATALGMAGISKIRVLIYTIMAGVPMGLGAFTGGLFGSISPIFLSSSLGFAGGAMLYIVYDELIPDCHDRTTGHTAIVGIVVGVIAGIALIEFLH
- a CDS encoding acyl-CoA thioester hydrolase/BAAT C-terminal domain-containing protein — encoded protein: MRLNKLHLYLAVILVLVLSTGAIANEDKPVIEHPEEVRIDQEFEVEILNLEAGQEYQIKLASYDEADERWMNQKKFVPESETFIIERDSTMELIQLMEPTTSDYEEPFVPPVDFRESFETDILIKEEGETIASSQIIRWLGDPEVEEINIDHPDLIGNLYKPPSKEGVPGALVLHGSEPSPADSLAYMLASNGIATLAIQYFGMEPEIPDDLVEVPLEYIAEAGEWMLGHDWIKGDQLGIIGNSRGGELALLAASYFDIFGSTVVIAGSGLVFEGIAMGAISPGAAWSYQDEPIDYISYTRDYEVVPSGPIQELEPFYSASYEEATEKEIEQATVSVENINGPVLMVSGKDDKMWNSVELQKYVELRLDEYKHPYEFKHLIYEDAGHTISFPYLPTANLEVLGSYYMGGSQEGYARADADHWPEVLRFLKLNNQ
- a CDS encoding acyl-CoA thioester hydrolase/BAAT C-terminal domain-containing protein; the protein is MKKFMQSLMLIILLISVIIYLNSGIQASQVSDQVIIDHPEEVRIDQEFEAEILNLKPEKSYELIIRAEDHQGEEWINQKEFIPETEDYLIAEDKMMKLIQFMEPEPEITDMYYPPIDDLKDSWDTEILLKKNNQLVKESAINRTYSIADIETREINDGSLIGELFKAPDSETAPGVVVLHGSEGQKAKLRALMLAEHGFNALAIQYFGPHNELPDQLVEVPIEIVEDAGNWLIENNYSDGDQVGLYGVSKGGELALLAGSKFDIFKNVVAMVPSGVVMEGSSGSAISPGSSWSYQDKPLDYIPNLRDYEVYSNAYEHGFASFFTKALEEADNQTVDAATIQVENIDGSILMVSGADDKMWDSEKLLQPAEKRLEEYDHHESFRHLIFEEAGHTIITPYMPTANRDKIGHYIYGGNQKGSARADAEHWPEVLNTLRGE
- a CDS encoding alpha/beta fold hydrolase yields the protein MGFNKLIDSLEIAEINISDIPCIEISPPEFKGNIIFYHGWSSRKENQVFRGKILASHGYRVILPDAPYHGQRNKLDFNSGNGEDLLANYFFETLIRSILESKKLIDYIGRDKPIITAGHSMGGFIAAGVFTDNQEISRMININGSSAWLKTRDLWLDEIDFNQPIKDKLVIDNVSYSLKDYDPYYNLDKINDRPILLLHGDADSSVSIEAQKEYYQAAKETYEDEERISLVSYENLNHYIIDKMLAEIINWL
- a CDS encoding EAL domain-containing protein, which gives rise to MKKISKDLNRIYFVLVFTFLISTFGLFLYYSMNNQLNFLPVIIIFLTGIYVARYFSIKMIRPLDKITVWADRLADGYNEACPVNPGYEELNTISDSLKKLAEKIEHKEKELDQKEQEIMISSQQIKSYNDEVTKLNKKLEYRTLYDPLTKLPNRRQFINNLKTELQAGRSGAVILIDLDNFKEVNDTLGHVYGDILLSQIGNRFLDLNDSNIFIARYGGDEFLILLKNVVKIDEVERYLKSVENCLNSSFNINDDLLNIEYSIGIALFPEDAEKTYDLITFADTAMHRAKGLFDQNKLYYNDRMFQELIKKKEIRELLKDALRNDGFKLVYQPQINLKSGKADTFEALLRLKDEDISPGEFISVAEESNLIIDIGRWVTEAAIIQLAEWQSKGLEPKPISINFSAKQLNDLSYVDFLNDKLKKHGVTADLLEIEITETVLLEKKDKSISFLNKLKKSGVKISLDDFGTGYSSLSYLTYIELDKIKFDRSLNHKFLQDNYTDTMAGLISLFHSMNLVVVAEGIEEKENFQKLSDRGCDYIQGYLFSRPVSPAAIEKIYDHNFI